In the Aromatoleum bremense genome, one interval contains:
- a CDS encoding sigma-54-dependent Fis family transcriptional regulator — MVLPQLRDRRDNTLVDARRFFFEHGELPQAGLTPPVLRSWQRCRSSGLDHLDKHSPDPEGRAGLSEARERSARLLEHAGGIMEHVFEQIRASGSMVILADIHGMILHSLGDADFLGRAQRVALQPGASWDEAERGTNAIGTAIIELAPVEVMGAEHYLERNGFLTCSASPVFDARGRLAGVLDISGDYRSQQRHTLGLVRLSVELLEKRLFEAEFAKEIQIAFHSRPEYVGSLQEGVLAVGEDGRLLGANPVAREALGLCAGFVQAPVFNTLFRLGLGQVLDRAASAGDALLMLEMRRGDTVYARVRAPRGPRTAVPATGLADRAAEPRRTAPKAGEGRGNDITLDCLATGDERLQLALDRARRVQGKDIPLLIQGESGVGKELFARAFHNSGTRRDGPFVALNCAAIPENLIESELFGYVGGAFTGARREGAVGKIQQAHGGTLFLDEIGDMPLGMQARLLRVLQERCVSPIGSLKTTPVDLSLVCATHRMLRDAVKQGLFREDLYYRVNSLTVTLPPLRERTDIRSIVTKILAAEAEAIGARGAAITISGEVMNFFERYAWPGNVRQLQNVIRVAVALLDDECEIQPVHLPEELFGIDADGEHEERSGQAAEPPPRAAVGGNVARSLDEIELEAVATVMREVGGNVSAAARRLGVSRNTLYRKLGRMT, encoded by the coding sequence ATGGTATTACCGCAATTGCGGGACCGCCGTGACAACACGCTGGTCGACGCGCGCCGGTTTTTCTTCGAGCATGGCGAACTGCCGCAGGCGGGTCTCACGCCGCCGGTACTGCGCTCCTGGCAGCGCTGCCGCTCGAGCGGGCTGGATCACCTCGACAAGCATTCCCCTGATCCCGAAGGTCGCGCCGGCCTCTCGGAAGCGCGCGAGCGCAGCGCACGGCTGCTCGAGCACGCGGGCGGGATCATGGAGCACGTCTTCGAGCAGATCCGTGCCTCCGGCAGCATGGTGATCCTGGCCGACATCCACGGCATGATCCTTCACAGTCTCGGCGACGCCGATTTCCTCGGGCGCGCGCAACGCGTCGCGCTGCAGCCGGGCGCTTCGTGGGACGAAGCAGAGCGCGGCACCAACGCGATCGGCACCGCGATCATCGAGCTGGCGCCTGTCGAGGTCATGGGCGCCGAGCACTATCTCGAACGTAACGGCTTCCTGACCTGCAGCGCGTCGCCGGTGTTCGATGCGCGCGGGAGGCTGGCCGGCGTGCTCGACATTTCGGGCGACTACCGCAGCCAGCAGCGGCATACGCTGGGCCTGGTACGGCTGTCGGTGGAGCTGCTCGAAAAGCGGCTGTTCGAGGCGGAATTCGCCAAGGAGATCCAGATCGCGTTCCATTCGCGGCCGGAATACGTCGGTAGCCTGCAGGAAGGCGTGCTCGCGGTCGGCGAGGATGGCCGGCTCCTCGGTGCGAACCCGGTCGCGCGTGAAGCGCTGGGGCTGTGCGCCGGGTTTGTGCAGGCACCGGTTTTCAACACGTTGTTCAGGCTCGGTCTGGGGCAGGTGCTCGACCGGGCGGCAAGCGCCGGTGACGCCTTGCTGATGCTCGAGATGCGGCGCGGCGACACGGTGTACGCCCGGGTGCGCGCGCCACGCGGGCCGCGCACCGCCGTTCCCGCCACCGGGCTCGCGGACCGCGCCGCCGAGCCGCGGCGCACTGCGCCGAAGGCGGGCGAGGGGCGCGGCAACGACATCACGCTCGACTGCCTGGCGACCGGCGACGAGCGGCTGCAGCTTGCGCTCGACCGGGCGCGGCGAGTGCAGGGCAAGGACATTCCGCTGCTGATCCAGGGCGAATCGGGTGTCGGCAAGGAACTCTTCGCACGGGCCTTCCACAACAGCGGGACGCGGCGCGACGGCCCTTTCGTCGCCCTCAACTGTGCGGCGATTCCCGAGAACCTGATCGAATCCGAACTGTTCGGCTATGTCGGAGGTGCCTTCACCGGCGCGCGCCGGGAGGGGGCGGTCGGCAAGATCCAGCAGGCGCACGGCGGCACGCTGTTCCTCGACGAAATCGGCGACATGCCGCTCGGCATGCAGGCGCGGCTGCTGCGCGTGCTGCAGGAGCGCTGCGTATCGCCGATCGGCTCACTCAAGACGACCCCGGTCGACCTGTCGCTCGTTTGCGCGACGCACCGCATGCTGCGCGACGCGGTGAAACAGGGCCTGTTCCGCGAGGATCTCTATTACCGCGTCAACAGCCTCACGGTGACGCTGCCGCCGCTGCGCGAGCGCACCGACATCCGCTCGATCGTGACGAAGATTCTCGCCGCCGAGGCCGAGGCGATCGGCGCGCGCGGAGCGGCGATCACGATCAGCGGCGAGGTCATGAACTTCTTCGAGCGTTACGCCTGGCCGGGCAACGTGCGTCAGCTGCAGAACGTGATCCGGGTCGCGGTCGCGTTGCTCGATGACGAGTGCGAGATACAGCCGGTGCATTTGCCCGAGGAATTGTTCGGCATCGATGCTGACGGCGAGCACGAAGAGCGCTCCGGGCAGGCCGCGGAACCGCCGCCCCGGGCGGCTGTCGGCGGCAACGTCGCACGCAGTCTCGACGAAATCGAACTCGAGGCGGTCGCGACCGTCATGCGCGAGGTGGGCGGCAACGTCTCGGCTGCGGCACGCCGTCTCGGCGTCAGCCGCAACACGCTGTATCGCAAGCTCGGGCGGATGACCTGA
- the pedF gene encoding cytochrome c-550 PedF produces MEMHNYKETLARGLRVGAFTAAFACAAAAGVAHAHGDVTPQAVDTSSLKQLGAEWQTVNPYRDNKEAIRIGDSAFNQNCARCHGLGAVSGGIAPDLRLLDLEPETDEYFIGRVRKGVTRNGAVYMPPFEGTLSQEAMWAIRAWLETVREK; encoded by the coding sequence GTGGAAATGCACAACTACAAGGAGACACTGGCGCGCGGACTGCGAGTCGGAGCATTCACGGCAGCGTTCGCCTGCGCGGCCGCGGCGGGAGTTGCGCACGCGCACGGCGACGTGACGCCGCAGGCGGTCGATACGTCGTCGCTGAAGCAGCTCGGTGCGGAATGGCAGACGGTCAATCCGTACCGCGACAACAAGGAAGCGATCCGCATCGGCGATTCCGCGTTCAACCAGAACTGCGCGCGCTGCCACGGCCTGGGCGCAGTCTCGGGCGGTATCGCGCCGGATCTGCGCCTGCTCGACCTCGAACCGGAGACCGACGAATACTTCATCGGCCGGGTGCGCAAAGGCGTCACGCGCAACGGCGCTGTATACATGCCGCCGTTCGAGGGCACCCTGTCGCAGGAGGCGATGTGGGCGATCCGCGCGTGGCTGGAGACGGTCCGTGAGAAGTGA
- a CDS encoding substrate-binding periplasmic protein: MRSERRRFLLAAGALLAGTMLPAHALAQLELQQADTLRIAVYADFAPYSARGKGIDIAVGQALAERLGLRAEIVQFAADEDMNDDLRNMVWRGHYLGTRPADVMMHVPVDAQFAARNDKVRIIAPYHRETMALARDAARVPLPAGSAANAFEVFTREKIGAELDTHASDFLLNVLNGRLRDNVVHFRSVADAAAAMTRGEVSAVLAPRGQLEAALQERGRFELDTLAIPEMRVSAWALGMAVKADSRELAAALASTIAELQSSGELGRIFAAHGVTYQSP; the protein is encoded by the coding sequence GTGAGAAGTGAGCGCCGTCGCTTCCTGCTCGCCGCAGGCGCGCTGCTCGCCGGCACGATGCTGCCGGCCCACGCGCTCGCCCAGCTCGAACTGCAGCAGGCGGATACCCTGCGGATCGCGGTGTATGCGGACTTCGCGCCGTATTCGGCGCGCGGCAAGGGCATCGACATCGCCGTCGGCCAGGCGCTCGCCGAGCGCCTCGGCCTGCGTGCCGAAATCGTGCAGTTCGCCGCCGACGAGGACATGAACGACGACCTGCGCAACATGGTGTGGCGCGGCCATTACCTCGGCACCCGCCCCGCCGACGTGATGATGCACGTCCCCGTCGACGCGCAGTTCGCCGCGCGCAACGACAAGGTGCGGATCATCGCGCCGTACCACCGCGAGACGATGGCGCTGGCACGCGATGCGGCGCGCGTGCCGCTGCCCGCCGGTTCCGCGGCGAACGCGTTCGAAGTGTTTACACGCGAGAAGATCGGTGCCGAGCTCGATACGCACGCGAGCGACTTCCTGCTGAACGTGCTGAACGGCCGGCTGCGCGACAACGTCGTGCATTTCCGCAGCGTCGCCGACGCGGCGGCGGCGATGACGCGAGGCGAAGTCAGCGCCGTGCTGGCGCCGCGCGGCCAGCTCGAAGCTGCGCTGCAGGAGCGCGGACGATTCGAGCTCGATACGCTCGCGATACCCGAAATGCGGGTCAGCGCGTGGGCGCTCGGCATGGCGGTAAAAGCTGATAGCCGCGAACTGGCCGCCGCGCTGGCGAGCACGATCGCCGAACTGCAAAGTTCCGGCGAACTCGGCCGCATTTTTGCCGCGCATGGCGTGACGTACCAATCACCGTGA
- a CDS encoding ABC transporter permease: MKTSHALLALQAIAGREIAKFVRQGGRFASALVRPLLWLVVFAAGFQNVFGVSIIPPYDTYIPYQVYIVPGLLGMVLLFNGMQSSLAMVYDREMGMMRLLLTAPLPRWYLLFAKLLAGTLLSVLQAYVFLVIAALFGVDLPWSGWLYALPVLVLSGMMLGALGLLLSVQVRQLENFAGTMNFVIFPMFFLSPALYPLWKLEESGAAAIHAIAQWNPFTHAVEAIRFALYGQFAGTSVAIVGGCLALFFMLAAWGYDPQRGMLKKSGKPA, translated from the coding sequence ATGAAAACCTCGCACGCGCTGCTCGCACTGCAGGCGATCGCGGGGCGCGAGATCGCCAAGTTCGTCCGCCAGGGCGGGCGCTTCGCGTCCGCGCTGGTGCGCCCGCTGCTGTGGCTCGTCGTGTTCGCGGCGGGCTTCCAGAACGTCTTCGGCGTGTCGATCATCCCGCCGTACGACACCTACATCCCGTATCAGGTCTATATCGTGCCGGGCCTGCTCGGCATGGTGCTGCTGTTCAACGGCATGCAGTCGTCGCTGGCGATGGTGTACGACCGCGAGATGGGCATGATGCGGCTGCTGCTGACCGCGCCGCTGCCGCGCTGGTACCTGCTGTTCGCGAAGCTGCTGGCCGGCACGCTGCTGTCGGTGCTGCAGGCCTATGTGTTCCTCGTCATCGCGGCGCTGTTCGGCGTCGACCTGCCGTGGAGCGGCTGGCTGTACGCGCTGCCGGTGCTGGTGCTGTCGGGAATGATGCTCGGCGCGCTGGGCCTGTTGCTCTCGGTGCAGGTGCGCCAGCTCGAGAACTTCGCCGGTACGATGAACTTCGTGATTTTCCCGATGTTCTTCCTGTCGCCGGCGCTGTATCCGCTGTGGAAGCTCGAGGAATCCGGCGCCGCGGCGATCCATGCGATCGCGCAGTGGAATCCTTTCACGCACGCGGTCGAGGCGATCCGCTTCGCGCTGTACGGCCAGTTCGCCGGCACGTCGGTCGCCATCGTCGGCGGCTGCCTTGCGCTGTTCTTCATGCTCGCCGCGTGGGGTTACGACCCGCAGCGCGGCATGCTGAAGAAAAGCGGTAAACCTGCGTGA
- a CDS encoding TonB-dependent receptor family protein produces the protein MNRHSTPNDNIPHPRLRRVALALLAGLAGLAGVGSAPVLAADTAPVLNPVVVTGSRVEAASFDLPFSVDVVDMARVRAGNLGVNASEALAGIPGLVVQNRQNYAQDLQISIRGFGARSAFGVRGVKLIADGIPASNPDGQGQAATFNLDVAERIEVLRGPFSTIYGNHAGGVIQLFSRDPKGAPSVRGGALAGSWGTTRIGVGSEGEKDGVGYLLDASRFDTDGYRDHSAATREQAFAKLNFAPDADSRLTLTASGLRQPDTEDPLGLTWATYRRDPRAAEPVAETFDTRKSIDHLQGGATYERRFGDDRLQLVAYAGQRSVTQYQSIPAGPQANPRHSGGVIDFDRDFHGVGARWIGQRELGPGKLTFTAGIDVDRSEDDRQGFENFIGTTLGVKGRLRRDETDTVTSIDPYVQTAWEQGAWQWTAGLRHSRVKFDVDDDYLANGDDSGGLTFRETTPALGVVYKLSPVLNLYGSAARGFETPTMTELAYSGAGGAAGFNFGLAPATSTQLEFGVKAFVGDNTRLNAAIFRVRTDDELVVESSSGGRTVFKNAGTTLRRGIELAVDSEFSPNWRGRLSVTRLQAIYDETFVTGSGTAAKTIADGRRLPGIPALSAYAELEWIPVGGIAAALEALYRSKVYVEDTNTERAAPAHALANLRLTAEQKSGPWTFNEMLRLDNLFDREHVASVIVGDGNGRFYEPGPERSWYAGVRASYRF, from the coding sequence ATGAATCGCCATTCGACGCCCAACGACAACATTCCCCACCCCCGCCTGCGTCGCGTCGCACTGGCGCTGCTCGCCGGCCTCGCCGGCCTCGCCGGCGTCGGCTCGGCGCCGGTTCTCGCTGCCGACACGGCGCCGGTACTGAATCCGGTCGTCGTCACCGGCAGCCGCGTCGAGGCCGCGAGCTTCGACCTGCCGTTTTCCGTCGATGTCGTCGACATGGCCAGGGTCCGGGCAGGAAACCTCGGCGTCAACGCTTCCGAAGCACTGGCCGGCATTCCCGGACTCGTCGTGCAGAACCGCCAGAACTACGCCCAGGACCTGCAGATCTCGATCCGCGGCTTCGGCGCCCGCTCCGCTTTCGGCGTGCGCGGCGTGAAGCTCATCGCCGACGGCATCCCGGCGAGCAATCCCGACGGCCAGGGCCAGGCCGCGACCTTCAATCTCGACGTCGCCGAGCGCATCGAAGTGCTGCGCGGCCCGTTCTCGACGATCTACGGCAACCACGCGGGCGGCGTGATCCAGCTCTTTTCGCGCGACCCGAAAGGTGCGCCGAGCGTGCGCGGCGGCGCCCTCGCCGGCTCCTGGGGCACGACCAGGATCGGAGTTGGCAGCGAAGGCGAGAAGGACGGCGTCGGCTACCTGCTCGATGCGTCGCGCTTCGACACCGACGGCTATCGCGACCACAGCGCGGCGACGCGCGAGCAGGCGTTCGCGAAGCTGAACTTCGCGCCGGACGCCGACAGCCGGCTGACGCTGACGGCGAGCGGCCTGCGCCAGCCCGATACCGAGGACCCGCTGGGCCTGACGTGGGCGACCTACCGGCGCGACCCGCGCGCAGCCGAACCCGTCGCCGAAACATTCGACACACGCAAGAGCATCGACCACCTCCAGGGCGGCGCGACCTACGAGCGGCGCTTCGGCGATGACCGCCTGCAGCTTGTCGCCTATGCCGGGCAGCGCAGCGTCACGCAGTACCAGTCGATCCCGGCCGGCCCGCAGGCCAACCCGCGGCATTCCGGCGGCGTCATCGATTTCGACCGCGACTTCCACGGCGTCGGCGCACGCTGGATCGGCCAGCGCGAGCTCGGACCGGGCAAGCTGACCTTCACCGCGGGCATCGACGTCGACCGCTCCGAGGATGACCGCCAGGGCTTCGAGAACTTCATCGGCACGACCCTCGGGGTCAAAGGCCGGCTGCGCCGCGACGAGACGGACACCGTTACGAGCATCGATCCGTACGTGCAGACCGCCTGGGAACAGGGCGCGTGGCAATGGACCGCGGGGCTGCGCCACAGCCGCGTGAAATTCGACGTCGATGACGACTACCTCGCGAACGGCGACGACAGCGGCGGGCTTACCTTCCGCGAAACGACCCCGGCGCTCGGCGTCGTCTACAAGCTGAGCCCGGTGCTGAACCTTTACGGCAGCGCCGCGCGTGGCTTCGAGACCCCGACGATGACCGAACTCGCGTATTCGGGCGCGGGCGGCGCCGCGGGCTTCAATTTCGGCCTTGCGCCTGCAACCAGCACACAGCTCGAATTCGGCGTGAAGGCTTTCGTCGGCGACAACACGCGGCTCAACGCCGCGATCTTCCGGGTGCGCACCGACGACGAACTGGTCGTCGAGAGCAGTTCCGGCGGACGCACCGTGTTCAAGAACGCCGGCACGACGCTGCGCCGCGGCATCGAGCTCGCGGTCGACAGCGAATTCTCCCCGAACTGGCGCGGCCGGCTCAGCGTGACGCGGCTGCAGGCGATCTACGACGAAACCTTCGTCACCGGCAGCGGCACGGCGGCGAAGACAATCGCCGACGGCAGGCGCCTGCCCGGCATTCCTGCGCTGTCGGCTTACGCCGAACTCGAATGGATCCCCGTCGGCGGGATCGCCGCGGCACTCGAGGCGCTCTATCGCAGCAAGGTGTACGTCGAGGACACCAACACCGAGCGTGCCGCGCCGGCCCACGCCCTGGCGAACCTGCGCCTCACCGCGGAACAGAAATCCGGCCCGTGGACGTTCAACGAGATGCTGCGACTCGACAACCTGTTCGACCGCGAGCACGTCGCATCGGTGATCGTGGGCGACGGCAACGGCCGGTTCTACGAACCCGGCCCGGAGCGCAGCTGGTATGCCGGCGTGCGGGCGAGCTATCGATTCTGA
- a CDS encoding ABC transporter substrate-binding protein, which yields MSRKRSGRRFGRSIVGFAFALLASLSFAATPSTPPKAGANGNAAALAATARAPGPVAKAVRIGYVELEPDARYDPLRLKFRGLAQPLGRPFAGAEVALREARFVGDALGVGFALERVAGADAKALLAAIDTLHKDGVGFFLIDAPGAIVAELSKAMRGRELLLFNVSAPDDALRQEQCQPNLLHTLPNHAMSADALTQFLVSKKWRSVLMLEGPRADDRLIAAAFERAAKRFGLKIVETKKFVLSNDPRQREQGSVALLTAGADHDVVFVADSDGEFARSVPYRSVRARPVVGAEGLAALGWHWSWERHGAPQLNARLEKQAGRQMSAPDWAAWVAVKAIVEAVVRTQNAPFAQLRDYIRGDEITIDGFKGNRLGFRPWDNQLRQPMLLATHNAVVERAPIAGFLHPANNMDTLGFDRRDSRCAF from the coding sequence ATGAGCCGCAAGCGAAGCGGTCGGCGCTTCGGGCGATCGATCGTCGGTTTCGCTTTCGCGCTGCTCGCGTCGTTGTCGTTCGCCGCGACCCCGTCCACACCTCCGAAGGCGGGGGCGAACGGCAATGCCGCCGCGCTCGCGGCGACGGCTCGCGCGCCCGGCCCGGTAGCGAAGGCGGTCCGCATCGGCTACGTCGAGCTCGAACCGGACGCGCGCTACGACCCGCTGCGGCTGAAGTTCCGCGGCCTCGCGCAGCCGCTCGGCCGGCCGTTCGCCGGCGCCGAGGTGGCGCTGCGCGAAGCGCGTTTCGTCGGTGACGCGCTCGGTGTCGGCTTCGCGCTCGAGCGCGTCGCGGGCGCCGACGCGAAGGCGCTGCTGGCGGCGATCGACACGTTGCACAAGGACGGCGTGGGCTTCTTCCTCATCGATGCGCCCGGCGCCATCGTCGCCGAGTTGTCGAAGGCGATGCGCGGCCGCGAGCTGCTGCTGTTCAACGTCTCGGCGCCCGACGACGCGCTGCGCCAGGAGCAGTGCCAGCCGAATCTGCTGCACACCTTGCCGAACCACGCGATGAGTGCCGACGCGCTGACGCAGTTCCTGGTGTCGAAGAAATGGCGTTCGGTGCTGATGCTCGAAGGCCCGCGCGCCGACGATCGGCTCATCGCGGCGGCGTTCGAGCGGGCGGCGAAGCGCTTCGGCCTGAAGATTGTCGAGACGAAGAAATTCGTGCTCTCGAACGACCCGCGCCAGCGCGAGCAGGGCAGCGTCGCGCTGCTGACGGCCGGGGCGGACCACGATGTCGTGTTCGTCGCCGACAGCGACGGTGAGTTCGCGCGCAGCGTGCCGTACCGCAGCGTGCGTGCGCGACCGGTCGTCGGAGCCGAAGGTCTCGCCGCCCTGGGCTGGCACTGGTCGTGGGAGCGTCACGGCGCGCCGCAGTTGAACGCGCGGCTCGAGAAGCAGGCCGGGCGGCAGATGAGCGCCCCCGATTGGGCCGCGTGGGTCGCAGTGAAGGCGATCGTCGAGGCGGTCGTGCGCACGCAGAATGCGCCGTTCGCGCAGTTGCGCGACTACATCCGCGGCGACGAGATCACGATCGATGGCTTCAAGGGCAACCGCCTTGGCTTCCGGCCGTGGGACAACCAGTTGCGTCAGCCGATGCTGCTCGCGACGCACAACGCGGTCGTCGAGCGCGCGCCGATCGCGGGCTTCCTGCATCCGGCCAACAACATGGACACGCTCGGCTTCGACCGGCGCGACAGCCGCTGTGCGTTCTGA